The DNA window CCCCTCGCTCGTCGAGTCGCTCGGTTTCGGAACGTTCCTGCTCTTCGCAGCGGTCGGTCTCCTCGCCATCCTCTTCGTCGCGACGAGCGTCCCGGAGACGAAGGGCAAGAGCCTGGAGTCCCTCGAGGACCACTTCAAGGAGCAGTACAAGACGTTCTGATCGGCAGCCGCTGTACCGCCGAACGGCCCGCCCTCATCGAGAGGGCGGGCCGTTCGGTCGTGGGGGCTTCATCCCCCGGCTCCGTGTGCCGGAGGCGTCAGACGGATGAGAGGTCGACCCACGCTCCGAGGCGGTCGCTGTGCCGCGCTGCCTCGAGGATCGCGAACGTCGCGAGCGAGCCCTCGACGGCGACAGGGAACCCGCCCGACCCGGAGTCGACGGCGTCGCGGACACCGGTGTAGAAGTCCTGCCACCGGCCGTCGGCCCGCGGGTAGGGCCGACGCTCGCCATCGACCGTCGTCAGCCTGCCCCACCGCTCGTGCGGCTCGACACCCCACCCCTGGTCGCCCGGTCGCAGGCCGGCGAGCACCTGCTCGGTCTGGATGTCGAGTCCGTCCAGGGTGATGGTCCCGGAGCTTCCGGTGACCCGGAGGCGCGGCCGGCCGTCCGGCTGGAGGACGTCGGATGCGACGATCGACCGGACACCGTTCCGGTGCTCGATCACCAGATCGAAGGCGTACTCGTAGGCGTCAGCGGGTCGGCGGTCGATCGTCGCGAACACCCGGTCCGCCGGCCCGAGGGCTTCGCGCACCTGGTCCACGATATGACTCCCGAGGTCGAGGAGCTGGCCGCCCCCTGACCCGTCGGCAGTCGCCTCGGGCTCCCAGCGGTCGAGCACGTTCTCGACCGTCCGGAGGTCACCGACCGCTCCGGAACGGACGATCGCCCGCAGCGTCCTGGACTCCGAGTCCCAACGCCGGTTCTGGAACACGCTGAGCGGCACGCCCCGCTCGGCGGCGTAGGAGACGAGCTCGCGGGCCTCGGCGAGGCTGACGGCCATCGGTTTGTCGACGATCACGGGTATGGCCGCGTCGATCACCTGTTTCGCGAGATCGATGCGTCCTGACGGCGGCGTCGAAATCGTGACGACGTCGACGCCGGATGCCAGCAATTCGGCCAGGGTGTCGAAGGCTGGGACACCAGGATGATCCGATGCCAACTCCGCGCGTCTCGCCGGCGAACGGGTCACCACACCGGCGAGGACGCCCTCGCCGAGTGCGGCGACGAACGGGGCGTGGAACGTGCGCCCGCCGAAACCGTATCCGACGAGGCCGAGTCTCACGCGTCGGCTCCCGCTCCCTCATTCGAGGCGGCCGCGCGGCCGGTGTCGATGAGGGCGCGGAGGCGCTCGAGCTGGAACCGCGAGATCTCGTCGGCGCGCTCGTCCTCCGCGAAGACGTTCGACACGAGGATGGCGTCCTCGCGATCGAGGAAGCCTGTGCGACCGAGCGTCGCGAAGAGTCCCGTCCAGTCGACGTCACCGTCGCCGATCGCGAGGTGCTGGTGCACACGTGCCGCGTTGCCCGGCGGGTTGCTGATGTATCGAAGGCCATGCGACCGGTGGTGGTCGAAGGTGTCCGCCGCGTACACCGCACCGAGTCGGTCGCCGAGCTCAGGCAGCAGGCTGGCAGCGCGGTCGCCGGAGTGGAAGGTGTGCGAGGCGACGTAGACGAAGCCGACGGATGACGAATTCAAGCCGCGGATGATCCGCCAGGCCTCGAGCCCGTCCTCGACGAAGTCGTCGGGGTGCGGGTCGAAGTTGATCCGGACACCCTCCCGCTCGGCGAGCGGCAACAGGGTCTCCATCGAACGGTAGAACGCCGCCTCCGAGTCCTCGCTGCGCTCCGGCCGGCCGCTGAACTCGGTGTTGAGGGTGTCGACACCGAGCTCGACCGCCAGCCGGATGATGCGCGAGAAGTTCCGGACGGCAGCCTCCCGCTGTGGCTCCTCGGGTGATGAGATGCGCTGCACCGGCAGGAGTGCCGGGATCGTGATCCCGGCGTCGGCGACGCGCTTGCGCAGGGCGGCGACGAGGGCGTCGTCGGCCTTGGGGTAGCGGTAGAACGGCCCGAAGTCGGCGTGCGGCGTCAGCTGCAGGTGGTCGTACCCGAGCCGTGCGGCGATGTCGGGGAAGTCGAGCAGCCCGTGGTCGTGGTGGTACGGGGTCGGGTCGAGGGCGATGCGGACCATCGGGGAACTCCTTCGTCAGTGCGTCCGGCCGGCGTCGCGAGGGACCCCGACCGGACGCGGATCAAGCGTAGAACGCGGGGCGCTCGGGAACGACGACGGGCACCGGGCCGTCGGTGTTGAGGGCGGTGACGCCGGCCTCGCAGGCGAGTGCCACCTTGTAGCCGTCCCAGGCGTTCGGGCCGTCGACGAGCGTGCCGAGACGGACGGCGTCCACCCAGCGCTGCACCTGCTCGTCGTAGGCCGCGGCGAACCGGGTCACGAAGCTCGTGTGGTCGGCGACGCTGAAGCGGCCGTCCTTCCACTGCTGCAGCCCCGACGGCTGGCCGATGCGTGCGATGCTCTCGGCGAAGACGGCCTCGGTCGCGACCTGGTAGCCGAACTGGACGCTCACGTTCATCTCGACGTCGACGAGGACACCGTTCGCGAGCTCGATGATGACGAGGATCGGCTCGCGCAGGTGGTCGGGGCTCAGCCGGTTGCGGCGCGGGTACTTCACCTCGACGCTCGCGACGGTCGAGCCGGCCACCCACGGCAGCACGTCGAACTCGTGCACGACGGAGTCGGTGATGAGCATCGTCTGCGTGTATGTGTCGGGGACGACCGCGTTGCGGTGGACACCGCGGAGCATGAGGAGCTCGCCGGCCTCGCCCGACTCGACGAGGGCGCGCAGCTGCTGGTACTCGGCGTCGAACCGGCGCATGAACCCGACCTGGATGTGCGGTCGGTCGAGCTGCTGCTCGGCCTCGAGCACCCGCCACGACGACGTGGAGTCGGGCGTCAGCGGCTTCTCGCAGAGGATCGGGAGTCCGGCGGCGAGTGCCGGCAGGAGCACCGGCTCGTGGAACTGCCCGGGGGTCGCGATGAGGACGGCGTCCACAGCGCCGGCCGCGATCGCGTCCTCGATCCGCGTGAACGCCTGGGCCCCGGGGGCGTTGGCGGCCGCGGCTGCGGCGCGGCCTGCGTCCGGTTCGATGATCGCCGCGACGACCGCACCGCTCACGCGTTCGGTGATCCGTTTGACGTGGTCGGCTCCCATCAGGCCGGCACCGACGATGCCCACCCGGAGGTCGCCGGTCCGTGCGTCGGTCCCCGTGGGACGGTCAGTGGTCTGGGTGGTGGTGCTCATGGCGTCGGTGCCTTCCGTGGGTTCTGGCTGGTCGGGGTGGGTCAGCTGACGCGGGCCGCGGCGGTCTCGCCGAAGATGTGCTCGCGCGTGCGCTTGGCGATGGGGAACGGGCGATCGATCGAGCAGCCGTACATGTCCTGCTCGACGATGCCGAAGATCTGCGGGTCGAGTGCCGCGACGCGCTCGATGATGGGGCCGAGCTCCGGGACGCCGAACGGCGGCTCCACCATGATGTCCTGGGTGACGGCCTCGGCGAACGGCACGTCGTTCTTCAGGACGTCGAACAGCAGGCTCGTGTCGACCTGCTTCAGGTGCAGGTAGCCGATCCGCGACGGGTGGTCGTCGATGAGCTTGAGGTTGTCGCCGCCGTAGTAGGAGAAGTGGCCCGTGTCGAGGCAGAGGTTCGTGTACCGCTCGTCGGTCTCCGCGAGGAAGCGCTCGACCTCTCTCGTCGTCCCGACGTGGCTGTCGGCGTGGGAGTGGAACTGCTGCTTGATTCCGAACTCCTCGAGGAGGGCCTTGCCGAGGCGGTCGTGACCCGCGGCGAGCTTCGCCCACTGCCCGTCGTCGAGGGTGCGCGCCTCGAGGACCTCGCTCGTCGCGTCACTGCGCCACAGGTCCGGGATCACCACGAGGTGCTCGGCCCCGAGCTTCGAGACGAGCCCGGCGATGTCGAGCGCCTGGTCCCAGGCGCGCTTCCACTGGTCGTCGCCCTTGTGGAAGCCGGTGAAGACGGTCCCCGCCGAGAGCTTGAGCCCACGGGAGCCGAGTTCGTCGGCGAGTTGGTTCGGGTCGGTGGGGAGGTACCCGTACGGGCCGAGCTCGATCCACTCGTATCCGGAAGCGACGACCTCGTCGAGGAACCGCTCCCACGGGACCTGCTTCGGGTCGTCGGGGAACCAGACACCCCAGGAGTCGGGAGCGGTGCCGATACGGATCGACGGGGTGGT is part of the Plantibacter sp. Leaf314 genome and encodes:
- a CDS encoding Gfo/Idh/MocA family protein — its product is MRLGLVGYGFGGRTFHAPFVAALGEGVLAGVVTRSPARRAELASDHPGVPAFDTLAELLASGVDVVTISTPPSGRIDLAKQVIDAAIPVIVDKPMAVSLAEARELVSYAAERGVPLSVFQNRRWDSESRTLRAIVRSGAVGDLRTVENVLDRWEPEATADGSGGGQLLDLGSHIVDQVREALGPADRVFATIDRRPADAYEYAFDLVIEHRNGVRSIVASDVLQPDGRPRLRVTGSSGTITLDGLDIQTEQVLAGLRPGDQGWGVEPHERWGRLTTVDGERRPYPRADGRWQDFYTGVRDAVDSGSGGFPVAVEGSLATFAILEAARHSDRLGAWVDLSSV
- a CDS encoding sugar phosphate isomerase/epimerase, with protein sequence MVRIALDPTPYHHDHGLLDFPDIAARLGYDHLQLTPHADFGPFYRYPKADDALVAALRKRVADAGITIPALLPVQRISSPEEPQREAAVRNFSRIIRLAVELGVDTLNTEFSGRPERSEDSEAAFYRSMETLLPLAEREGVRINFDPHPDDFVEDGLEAWRIIRGLNSSSVGFVYVASHTFHSGDRAASLLPELGDRLGAVYAADTFDHHRSHGLRYISNPPGNAARVHQHLAIGDGDVDWTGLFATLGRTGFLDREDAILVSNVFAEDERADEISRFQLERLRALIDTGRAAASNEGAGADA
- a CDS encoding Gfo/Idh/MocA family protein yields the protein MSTTTQTTDRPTGTDARTGDLRVGIVGAGLMGADHVKRITERVSGAVVAAIIEPDAGRAAAAAANAPGAQAFTRIEDAIAAGAVDAVLIATPGQFHEPVLLPALAAGLPILCEKPLTPDSTSSWRVLEAEQQLDRPHIQVGFMRRFDAEYQQLRALVESGEAGELLMLRGVHRNAVVPDTYTQTMLITDSVVHEFDVLPWVAGSTVASVEVKYPRRNRLSPDHLREPILVIIELANGVLVDVEMNVSVQFGYQVATEAVFAESIARIGQPSGLQQWKDGRFSVADHTSFVTRFAAAYDEQVQRWVDAVRLGTLVDGPNAWDGYKVALACEAGVTALNTDGPVPVVVPERPAFYA
- a CDS encoding sugar phosphate isomerase/epimerase, which encodes MSASTTTPSIRIGTAPDSWGVWFPDDPKQVPWERFLDEVVASGYEWIELGPYGYLPTDPNQLADELGSRGLKLSAGTVFTGFHKGDDQWKRAWDQALDIAGLVSKLGAEHLVVIPDLWRSDATSEVLEARTLDDGQWAKLAAGHDRLGKALLEEFGIKQQFHSHADSHVGTTREVERFLAETDERYTNLCLDTGHFSYYGGDNLKLIDDHPSRIGYLHLKQVDTSLLFDVLKNDVPFAEAVTQDIMVEPPFGVPELGPIIERVAALDPQIFGIVEQDMYGCSIDRPFPIAKRTREHIFGETAAARVS